The following proteins come from a genomic window of Gottfriedia acidiceleris:
- a CDS encoding M48 family metallopeptidase, translated as MKPLVNRKESIYFILLLLISIPIYFLLIFSVVGLIILGILIVLPLFAHLIFTAKIRINGVKITEKQFPEVYFKTREISKEMGFYFLPDVYVVQSGGLLNAFATRFFGRNMIVLYSDLFEVIESNPKVVDFVIAHELAHIKRNHILKQALVLPANWVPFLGSAYSRACEYTSDRMASHYINDFEASTKALTMLAVGRKYYQQIDQHEYLLNSSNEKGFLIWFSERLMSHPTLPKRINALHHFNNVESDIKFKTPKRVYGIAVIVFGLSFGVIVGAGLLVEKVIPLAQSFVDGYLAAETPLTQAVLDNDVEQVKELIDEGADVNELNDDYESPLLITSYTEEDHLNLEMLKLLLDNGANPSIGDADDWTILHAAASMGDKQAIDLLLKYGADINQQDSSGETPIFDTTYDIDDVKTFQYLIKKGADLSIKNVDGMTVKEVAKENGAKKILKWLDRQVTEIKL; from the coding sequence TTGAAGCCGTTAGTTAATCGGAAAGAATCGATTTATTTTATATTACTTTTACTTATTAGTATTCCAATTTATTTTTTACTTATTTTCAGTGTTGTTGGTCTTATTATTTTAGGAATTTTAATCGTTTTACCACTTTTTGCCCATTTAATTTTCACTGCAAAAATACGTATTAATGGCGTTAAGATTACTGAAAAACAATTTCCAGAAGTATATTTCAAAACAAGAGAAATTTCAAAGGAAATGGGCTTTTATTTCTTACCAGATGTTTATGTAGTCCAATCTGGAGGCCTGTTAAATGCCTTTGCTACGCGTTTCTTTGGACGGAATATGATTGTTTTATATTCAGATCTATTCGAAGTGATTGAATCAAATCCAAAAGTAGTTGATTTCGTAATTGCACACGAGCTTGCACATATTAAACGAAATCATATTCTAAAACAGGCTTTAGTATTGCCTGCAAATTGGGTTCCTTTTTTAGGTTCTGCATATTCACGTGCATGTGAGTATACAAGTGATCGAATGGCTAGTCATTATATAAATGATTTTGAAGCATCGACAAAAGCACTTACAATGTTAGCCGTTGGTCGCAAATATTATCAACAAATTGATCAGCATGAATATTTATTAAATAGTAGCAATGAAAAAGGCTTTTTAATTTGGTTCAGTGAACGATTAATGTCACATCCAACTTTACCAAAACGTATTAACGCTTTGCATCATTTTAATAATGTAGAAAGCGATATTAAATTTAAAACACCAAAACGCGTATATGGAATTGCTGTAATTGTATTCGGGTTGTCATTCGGGGTAATTGTCGGTGCAGGTTTATTGGTAGAAAAAGTGATTCCACTAGCACAATCATTCGTTGATGGCTATTTAGCAGCAGAAACACCATTAACGCAAGCAGTACTTGATAACGATGTTGAACAAGTTAAAGAGTTAATTGACGAAGGCGCAGACGTAAATGAATTAAATGATGACTACGAATCTCCACTTCTCATAACTTCATATACTGAAGAAGATCACCTTAACTTGGAAATGTTAAAGTTATTACTTGATAACGGAGCTAATCCTTCTATAGGAGATGCAGATGATTGGACAATCTTACACGCCGCTGCTTCTATGGGAGACAAGCAAGCAATTGACTTACTCTTAAAATACGGAGCAGATATTAACCAGCAAGACAGTTCTGGAGAAACACCTATTTTTGATACAACTTATGACATAGATGATGTAAAAACATTCCAGTATCTAATTAAGAAAGGTGCAGACTTATCGATAAAGAATGTAGATGGAATGACAGTAAAAGAAGTAGCTAAGGAAAATGGAGCAAAGAAAATCTTAAAGTGGTTAGATCGTCAAGTAACCGAGATTAAACTTTAA
- a CDS encoding YARHG domain-containing protein: MASKAENKVESRSEHRKLKDKEDGLSNKRYFSLILSIAGVLIIGATAIFYVYPKIMNEGNIHQENASTKAVADKDVKKETKSEKATETKTKEVAKETTSKETTTKETKVTDEEKQSKDYVLPESNSKKLTNADLIKLAPNELRLARNEIYARHGLVFKSSDLTIYFSSKSWYKPNPAYGGELNDVEKYNLSLIKSRE, encoded by the coding sequence TTGGCTAGTAAGGCAGAAAACAAAGTTGAAAGTCGTTCAGAACATAGAAAACTAAAGGATAAGGAAGATGGTTTAAGTAATAAACGATACTTTTCGTTAATACTCTCGATAGCTGGAGTACTTATAATTGGTGCAACAGCAATTTTTTATGTTTACCCCAAAATAATGAATGAAGGTAATATTCATCAGGAAAATGCTTCTACTAAGGCAGTAGCTGATAAGGATGTAAAAAAAGAAACAAAGAGTGAAAAGGCAACTGAAACAAAAACTAAGGAAGTTGCTAAAGAAACAACTTCAAAAGAAACAACTACTAAGGAAACAAAAGTTACAGATGAAGAAAAACAATCAAAAGATTATGTTTTACCGGAAAGTAATAGTAAAAAACTAACGAATGCAGATCTAATTAAATTAGCTCCAAATGAATTACGTTTAGCCAGAAATGAAATCTATGCTAGGCATGGTTTAGTATTTAAATCAAGTGACTTGACGATTTATTTCAGCTCGAAGTCTTGGTACAAACCTAATCCAGCATATGGTGGAGAGCTTAATGATGTAGAAAAATATAATTTAAGTCTAATTAAATCCAGGGAATAG
- a CDS encoding accessory Sec system S-layer assembly protein, translating into MLSSIKRLLQKGKDSTVSSSDLLQQTSTDQAVQVEENEVVEIFPKISFHPLMHIEDEKRYVYQFLNNELSPLKPNQLSLSAIELEINDDGSATVTAFVRNSLEKLVRLEDAILLLISEEGELLAKKGFRLEELGEMPPCSSRPWRFVFEREYLLKEDLPETGFELAFDLSKTIHRLDIDPTWEGRLTEEQITELSNLVNSLPKLRINEVSLHALRASYNEEGNLGVNILVRNGSTQAVNLELLPLEMLNENGEIIAKGLFTLPPLTIQANTSKPWTFIFPKELVEINAFSQWTIRIPEQEVI; encoded by the coding sequence ATGTTATCGTCGATTAAGCGTTTATTACAAAAAGGTAAAGATTCAACAGTTTCATCGAGTGATTTATTGCAACAAACATCTACTGATCAAGCAGTTCAAGTTGAAGAAAATGAAGTGGTTGAAATTTTCCCTAAAATTTCATTCCATCCATTAATGCATATTGAGGATGAAAAGCGTTATGTTTATCAGTTTTTAAATAACGAGCTTTCTCCTTTAAAACCAAATCAATTATCATTATCTGCAATCGAACTTGAAATTAATGATGACGGAAGTGCCACTGTTACAGCATTCGTTCGTAACAGTTTAGAAAAATTAGTTCGTTTAGAAGACGCTATTCTTTTATTGATTAGTGAAGAAGGAGAACTATTAGCAAAAAAAGGATTTAGATTGGAAGAGCTTGGCGAAATGCCACCTTGCAGCAGCCGCCCATGGCGCTTTGTATTTGAACGAGAGTATTTACTAAAAGAGGACTTGCCTGAAACAGGTTTTGAGTTAGCATTTGATTTATCAAAAACTATCCACCGATTAGATATAGATCCAACATGGGAAGGCCGACTTACTGAAGAACAAATTACAGAATTAAGCAATCTTGTAAATTCTTTACCTAAATTACGTATAAATGAAGTGAGTTTACATGCTTTACGAGCAAGCTATAATGAAGAAGGAAACTTAGGCGTTAATATTTTAGTTCGAAATGGATCAACACAAGCTGTTAATCTAGAATTACTACCACTAGAAATGTTAAATGAGAATGGCGAAATAATTGCAAAAGGTTTATTCACACTACCTCCATTAACAATACAGGCAAATACGAGTAAACCATGGACATTTATCTTCCCAAAAGAACTAGTTGAAATAAATGCGTTCTCACAATGGACAATTAGAATACCTGAACAAGAAGTTATTTAA
- a CDS encoding competence protein ComK, producing MSKLDYVVSYETMLIEAADRPEYLTKITDKNKGVIYSKRPMKAILKESALYHNQSIRGHLEVVKSKYPTMKKIPLMINPTLSIIMIPTSSQNNISCKWLNFIQINKYIKEKRKTKIQFRNGEERIFPISYYIFDKQISKATKIISMYLSQKVEYKLKSDEEKLMMIKELIEGYSSDG from the coding sequence ATGTCAAAATTAGATTATGTTGTATCGTATGAAACAATGCTGATTGAAGCTGCGGATCGTCCAGAGTATTTAACCAAAATAACAGATAAAAACAAAGGGGTGATCTATTCAAAGCGGCCAATGAAAGCAATCTTGAAAGAATCCGCCCTCTACCATAATCAATCGATTAGAGGTCATCTCGAAGTCGTAAAAAGTAAATATCCAACTATGAAAAAGATTCCTCTTATGATTAATCCCACATTATCAATTATTATGATTCCTACATCTTCGCAAAATAACATATCTTGCAAATGGCTAAATTTTATCCAAATAAATAAATATATAAAAGAAAAAAGAAAAACAAAAATACAGTTTAGGAATGGAGAAGAGAGGATATTCCCAATTTCTTATTACATTTTTGATAAACAAATTAGTAAAGCCACAAAGATTATTAGTATGTATTTAAGTCAGAAAGTAGAATATAAGCTAAAATCAGATGAAGAAAAGTTAATGATGATTAAGGAATTAATAGAAGGATATTCTTCTGATGGGTAG
- a CDS encoding sigma-70 family RNA polymerase sigma factor, with protein MPLRKAVSMKCSEEQVDYQVVSGKLKPSTFDECINQYARMIKATMKKLHIYKNFDEYYQIGQIALWKAYQQYQTEKGSFSSYAYITVRGYLLNELSKAIKYDERNVVVEQNHEDVIYCDEAFSLDNFISFLDGISPLQKQILIRRFYYNHEFPQIAYSLNMKESSVRSSYRYALKRLRESR; from the coding sequence ATGCCTTTAAGAAAGGCAGTAAGCATGAAATGTAGTGAAGAACAGGTAGATTATCAAGTAGTTTCAGGAAAATTGAAGCCAAGTACATTCGATGAATGCATAAACCAGTATGCCCGAATGATAAAAGCAACTATGAAGAAGTTACATATATATAAAAACTTTGATGAATACTATCAAATTGGTCAAATTGCACTATGGAAGGCTTATCAGCAGTATCAAACTGAGAAAGGGAGCTTTTCAAGTTACGCTTATATTACAGTAAGAGGCTATTTATTAAACGAGCTATCCAAAGCAATTAAATATGATGAGAGAAACGTAGTAGTAGAACAAAACCATGAAGATGTAATATATTGCGACGAAGCATTTTCACTAGATAATTTTATAAGTTTTCTAGATGGGATTTCTCCCTTACAGAAGCAAATTCTAATTAGGCGTTTCTACTACAATCATGAGTTTCCACAAATCGCATATAGCCTAAATATGAAAGAATCTAGTGTTCGATCTAGTTATCGCTATGCATTAAAAAGATTAAGAGAATCAAGATAA
- a CDS encoding anti-repressor SinI family protein, with protein MYSQLEKHSAELNWIDLLLECIEVGLSPDEVRSFLYNCVKDSCQN; from the coding sequence ATGTACAGTCAATTGGAAAAACATTCTGCCGAATTAAACTGGATCGACTTACTACTAGAATGCATTGAAGTAGGCTTAAGTCCTGATGAAGTGCGATCATTTCTTTACAATTGCGTTAAAGATTCATGTCAAAACTAG
- a CDS encoding helix-turn-helix domain-containing protein, protein MIGERIKKLRLQHGMSLTELAERAGIAKSYISSIERNLQSNPSIQVLEKIAGVFNTTAESLLKDDIDPTKIIDSEWMEILQEAINSGIPKDELLKFIEFNKYKQGK, encoded by the coding sequence ATGATTGGAGAACGAATTAAAAAACTACGTTTACAACATGGAATGTCACTTACAGAGCTTGCAGAACGTGCTGGTATCGCAAAATCTTACATAAGTTCGATTGAACGAAATCTACAAAGCAATCCTTCAATTCAAGTACTTGAAAAAATTGCTGGCGTCTTCAATACAACGGCAGAAAGCCTCCTGAAAGATGATATTGATCCAACAAAAATTATTGATTCTGAATGGATGGAAATCCTTCAAGAAGCAATAAATTCAGGTATACCCAAAGATGAATTATTAAAATTTATTGAGTTTAATAAGTATAAGCAAGGCAAATAA
- a CDS encoding LCP family protein, translating into MLRIGIVLTVLVVIAGATGFYVYHEVTKTTSVIYHPIDKTEKRVEPVSVKEKNPFSVLLLGVDKRPGDQGRSDSLMVITVNPTKHTTKIISIPRDTRTEIVGKDRTDKINHAFAFGGIQMSVNTVEKFLNIPIDYYLEVNMEGFKDIVDAIGGVEVMNTLDFTNDGYHFKKGLLSLNGEKALSFSRMRYEDPQGDFGREARQRQIIQEVINKGTKIKSLVSYKDILNLISKNLETNLTLDEMFDIQKSYRGATDSIEQQQLEGSGKMIKGIYYYLVPEENRLALSNELRDQLGLIQ; encoded by the coding sequence ATGTTGCGCATTGGAATTGTTTTGACCGTACTCGTAGTTATAGCTGGAGCTACTGGATTTTATGTTTATCATGAAGTAACGAAAACGACAAGTGTGATCTATCACCCAATTGATAAGACAGAGAAAAGGGTCGAACCTGTCAGCGTTAAAGAAAAGAATCCTTTTTCAGTATTGCTTTTAGGAGTAGACAAACGGCCAGGTGACCAGGGGCGCTCTGATTCCCTAATGGTCATAACCGTAAATCCTACAAAACATACGACGAAAATTATTAGTATTCCACGTGATACTCGTACTGAAATAGTAGGGAAAGATCGTACGGATAAGATTAATCATGCATTTGCTTTCGGTGGCATACAGATGAGTGTAAACACTGTGGAGAAATTTTTAAACATACCTATTGATTACTATTTAGAGGTCAATATGGAGGGATTTAAGGACATTGTAGATGCAATTGGTGGAGTAGAGGTTATGAATACACTAGACTTCACAAATGATGGTTATCATTTTAAAAAGGGATTATTATCTTTAAATGGAGAAAAGGCGTTAAGTTTCTCCCGAATGCGTTACGAGGATCCACAAGGTGATTTTGGACGGGAAGCTAGACAACGTCAAATTATTCAGGAAGTAATTAATAAAGGAACAAAAATTAAAAGTTTAGTGAGTTATAAGGATATATTAAATTTGATTAGTAAAAATCTAGAAACTAATTTAACCTTAGATGAAATGTTCGATATTCAGAAAAGCTACCGCGGTGCCACTGACAGTATTGAACAACAGCAACTAGAAGGAAGTGGAAAAATGATTAAGGGAATCTACTACTATTTAGTACCGGAAGAAAATCGTTTAGCACTTTCAAACGAACTACGCGATCAGTTGGGATTAATACAATAA
- a CDS encoding metallophosphoesterase, with protein sequence MKNKLAKVVAGLIILFICALVIYIILDNNRITIAKQDVLVDHLSKEFEGYKILQITDLHGKEFGKNQSRLLKSINSINYDAIVFTGDMVLKSQSTNIKPFYQLLDGLKNKENAIYIPGNEDPESYYVNSKGVLVKSEFVKGIEKRGVKFLESVYSVKKSNSSINFVDFETSILEPSQSEKQTNGIFLPEYSQTKQYFEHRKTLMKEISGINHLKKNNVLIALNHYPIVDTRIDTLLNDSSLKFKDRKYDLIIAGHYHGGQIRLPFIGAPFVPEGWYKWGGLFPPQNRVKGLWEYKHTKQYVSTGLGSSNFIPFLKFRLFNPPEINILTLKQKK encoded by the coding sequence TTGAAAAATAAATTAGCAAAAGTAGTTGCAGGGTTAATCATATTATTTATCTGTGCTCTAGTAATTTATATAATTTTGGATAATAACCGAATTACAATAGCAAAACAAGATGTCTTAGTAGACCACTTATCAAAAGAGTTCGAAGGATATAAAATTCTTCAAATCACAGATTTACACGGTAAAGAGTTCGGCAAAAATCAAAGTCGATTGCTTAAATCTATTAATTCTATAAATTACGATGCAATAGTTTTCACTGGGGATATGGTTCTTAAAAGTCAGAGTACTAACATCAAGCCTTTTTATCAGTTATTAGATGGGTTAAAAAATAAAGAGAATGCCATTTATATACCTGGAAATGAAGATCCTGAGTCATATTATGTGAATTCAAAAGGTGTATTAGTAAAAAGTGAGTTTGTAAAAGGAATTGAAAAACGTGGAGTCAAATTCTTGGAATCTGTTTATTCAGTCAAAAAAAGCAATTCCTCAATAAACTTCGTTGACTTTGAAACGTCGATCCTGGAACCGTCTCAAAGTGAAAAACAAACAAATGGAATCTTCTTACCTGAATATTCACAAACCAAGCAGTATTTTGAGCATCGTAAAACATTAATGAAAGAGATATCCGGTATTAATCATTTAAAAAAGAATAATGTCCTAATTGCGCTTAACCACTATCCTATAGTTGACACGAGAATTGATACTCTTTTAAATGATTCTAGTCTGAAGTTTAAAGATCGTAAATACGATTTGATTATTGCTGGACATTATCACGGAGGACAAATTCGTTTACCTTTTATAGGAGCACCATTCGTTCCAGAGGGTTGGTATAAGTGGGGTGGTCTGTTTCCTCCACAAAACCGCGTTAAAGGACTTTGGGAGTACAAACATACCAAACAATATGTAAGCACAGGCCTAGGAAGCAGCAATTTTATTCCATTCCTTAAGTTTAGATTATTTAATCCACCTGAAATTAATATTTTAACATTGAAGCAAAAAAAATAA
- a CDS encoding HAD hydrolase-like protein, with product MKYSTIIFDLDGTLLDTAEGIMIGANHTAMLMGAPELTVQQQRRFIGPPPAESFMRECGFNQEKAREAVKIYRSRYKEKGKFEAKQYSYIKELLFSLKEKKCTTAVATLKRDDLAKEILENFELSKHFDVIFGVDDADTLSKSDLILMCLEEIGQNDLSKVVLIGDSMHDAIGAEKVGIDFIAVTYGYGFESKVDADKCKNVYVTESVEELFDFFELKQTIK from the coding sequence ATGAAATATTCTACAATCATTTTTGACTTAGATGGAACTTTATTAGATACAGCGGAAGGAATCATGATTGGTGCGAATCATACTGCAATGCTAATGGGGGCACCGGAATTAACAGTTCAACAGCAGAGACGATTTATTGGTCCACCACCTGCCGAATCGTTTATGCGAGAGTGCGGTTTTAATCAAGAGAAGGCAAGAGAAGCTGTAAAAATTTATAGAAGTAGATACAAAGAAAAGGGTAAATTCGAAGCTAAGCAATATAGCTATATTAAAGAGTTACTATTTTCATTAAAAGAGAAAAAATGTACTACGGCAGTTGCGACGCTAAAGAGGGATGATTTAGCAAAAGAAATTTTGGAAAATTTCGAATTGAGTAAGCACTTTGATGTTATTTTCGGTGTCGATGATGCCGATACGCTTAGTAAATCAGATTTAATTTTAATGTGTTTAGAAGAGATAGGTCAAAATGATTTATCAAAAGTAGTATTGATCGGTGATAGCATGCATGATGCAATTGGTGCAGAGAAAGTGGGAATTGATTTTATTGCTGTGACGTATGGTTACGGATTTGAAAGTAAAGTTGACGCGGATAAATGTAAGAATGTTTATGTAACTGAAAGCGTTGAGGAGCTCTTTGATTTTTTTGAATTAAAGCAGACAATCAAATAG
- a CDS encoding aldolase catalytic domain-containing protein, with translation MNNIKLLDCTLRDGGYINDWNFGKRTVKKVIEKLTQSNIDIIECGFLRDVDYDNDTTIFNDVEKIKELIQPKNKDTIYVAMIDQPFISIDKIKGYDGTSIDGIRLTFHDNEKEIAEALEYGKMLIEKGYKVFIQPVGTTSYTDANLLALIEKVNELKPYAFYLVDTLGIMYKNNLLRMYHLLDHNLDKTISIGFHSHNNLQLSFSNAQELLTLHTKRNIIIDSSVFGMGRGAGNLCTELISEYINENIEEKYKIVPLLEIVDEHLSRFFNEPKWGYSVPYFIAAINNCHPNYASYLMNKQTISVKSINTILRQIPNKKRDIYDENYIEDLYISHQMQLVDDTESLKRLRKLIGNKKVLIIAPGISIENELENIKTFINEEAPFIISVNFLPSTFNCNAIFISNSKRFKSMEDVIKDRPSTTTLITTSNITNLKVDSSIVVNYSDLLLENSLISDNAGLMAINLLNRLFIDHVYLAGFDGFSLNKGKNYYSTELINHIEMVELVKKNEEIKKYLADVEKHMGIHFVTSTIYKEVHLYSKTY, from the coding sequence GTGAACAATATAAAGCTACTCGACTGTACTTTACGCGATGGTGGATACATCAACGATTGGAATTTTGGTAAGAGAACGGTTAAAAAAGTAATTGAAAAATTGACACAATCTAATATTGACATTATCGAATGTGGATTTCTTAGAGATGTGGATTATGATAATGATACTACAATTTTCAATGATGTAGAAAAAATCAAAGAACTGATTCAGCCAAAAAATAAAGATACTATTTACGTAGCTATGATTGATCAACCATTTATCTCAATCGATAAAATAAAAGGATATGACGGTACTTCAATTGATGGAATTCGATTAACGTTCCATGATAATGAAAAAGAAATTGCTGAAGCATTAGAATATGGAAAAATGTTAATTGAAAAAGGGTATAAAGTGTTTATTCAACCAGTGGGTACTACTAGCTATACTGATGCAAATCTGTTAGCTCTAATCGAAAAAGTTAATGAGTTAAAACCATATGCATTTTACTTAGTAGATACACTTGGGATCATGTACAAAAATAATTTACTGAGAATGTACCACTTGCTTGATCACAATCTTGATAAAACGATTAGTATCGGATTCCATTCTCATAATAATTTACAATTATCTTTTTCAAATGCCCAAGAATTGCTAACGCTGCACACTAAAAGAAATATAATAATAGATTCTTCGGTATTTGGTATGGGAAGAGGAGCGGGAAATTTATGCACCGAGCTAATTTCCGAGTACATTAATGAAAATATTGAGGAAAAATATAAAATAGTACCGTTATTGGAAATTGTAGATGAACATTTGAGTAGATTTTTTAATGAGCCTAAATGGGGTTATTCCGTCCCCTATTTTATAGCAGCAATCAATAATTGTCACCCTAACTATGCTTCATATTTAATGAATAAACAGACCATTTCTGTTAAGTCAATCAATACAATATTAAGGCAAATCCCGAACAAAAAACGTGATATTTATGATGAAAATTATATTGAAGATTTATACATAAGCCATCAAATGCAATTAGTAGACGATACAGAAAGTTTGAAGAGATTAAGGAAGTTAATTGGTAATAAAAAAGTACTTATTATTGCACCAGGTATATCAATTGAAAATGAATTAGAGAATATTAAAACATTTATAAACGAAGAGGCCCCATTTATTATTAGCGTAAATTTTTTACCAAGTACTTTTAACTGTAACGCTATTTTTATTAGCAATAGTAAGAGATTTAAGAGTATGGAAGATGTAATAAAAGATAGACCATCTACGACAACTTTGATTACAACGTCAAATATTACAAATTTAAAAGTGGATTCATCAATAGTCGTTAATTATTCTGATTTACTGCTAGAAAACTCCTTAATTTCAGATAACGCAGGATTAATGGCTATTAATTTATTAAATCGTTTATTTATTGATCATGTGTATCTTGCGGGATTTGATGGGTTCAGTTTGAACAAGGGTAAAAACTACTATTCAACAGAATTAATTAATCATATTGAAATGGTTGAGCTTGTTAAGAAGAATGAAGAAATAAAAAAGTACTTAGCCGATGTAGAAAAGCATATGGGAATTCACTTTGTAACGTCCACGATTTATAAAGAGGTTCATTTGTATAGTAAGACATATTAA
- a CDS encoding 3-deoxy-manno-octulosonate cytidylyltransferase: MKIIGVIPARYNSSRFPGKPLADICGKPMIWWVHERLKGLEGLNEVYVATDDLRIKEVCENYGIKTIMTSENHKTHLDRLYEVSTVVDADFYINVNGDEPLIETEAIRRILPKEVDPSSLYFSNLMTELKNPLEAVDFSKIKVATDVFGYGLYLARSPIPYPKGTYDFYYKKFVGVQCFTKSALEFCYSAPRGPLEAAEDIDEFRFIENGQKIKFVEASVTTLSVDTPKDLDKVQDIIKNRLESVVFE; encoded by the coding sequence ATGAAAATAATTGGTGTAATCCCAGCTAGATATAATTCGTCAAGATTCCCAGGAAAACCATTAGCGGACATTTGTGGAAAACCAATGATTTGGTGGGTACACGAACGATTAAAAGGATTAGAGGGACTAAATGAGGTATATGTAGCAACAGATGATCTACGAATTAAAGAAGTTTGTGAAAACTATGGAATAAAAACAATTATGACTTCTGAAAATCATAAAACACATCTAGACCGACTATACGAGGTTTCTACAGTAGTAGATGCGGATTTTTATATTAATGTAAATGGAGATGAACCATTAATAGAAACTGAGGCAATTAGAAGGATTCTTCCTAAAGAGGTTGATCCGAGTTCACTATATTTTTCAAATTTAATGACAGAGTTAAAAAATCCTTTGGAGGCAGTTGATTTTTCAAAGATTAAAGTTGCAACAGATGTTTTTGGATATGGATTATATTTAGCCAGAAGCCCAATTCCTTACCCAAAAGGGACATACGATTTCTATTATAAAAAGTTCGTTGGAGTACAGTGTTTTACAAAAAGTGCATTGGAGTTCTGTTATTCAGCACCAAGAGGTCCTTTAGAAGCAGCTGAAGACATTGATGAATTTAGATTTATTGAGAATGGTCAAAAGATAAAATTTGTGGAAGCAAGTGTGACGACTCTATCAGTAGATACTCCAAAAGATTTAGATAAAGTACAAGATATCATAAAAAATCGTTTAGAAAGCGTGGTATTTGAGTGA